Proteins from one Halopseudomonas pelagia genomic window:
- a CDS encoding LexA family protein, whose amino-acid sequence MSSYGNAAQDHMEQTLSLDELLEINAPHTYLVRINGESMIEAGINDGDLVVVNRALNEQHRDIVIAAINGEAVVKRLLKQAGQIILHAENPKFAPRYVMEGDELVIWGVVTWNIKRQRCHG is encoded by the coding sequence ATGAGTTCATATGGGAATGCGGCGCAGGACCACATGGAGCAAACGCTCTCGCTGGATGAGTTGCTGGAGATCAATGCGCCGCACACCTACCTTGTGCGCATCAACGGCGAAAGCATGATTGAAGCGGGTATTAATGATGGTGACCTGGTGGTGGTTAACCGAGCGCTCAATGAACAGCACCGGGATATCGTCATCGCGGCGATCAACGGTGAGGCCGTGGTTAAGCGTTTGTTGAAGCAGGCAGGCCAGATCATTCTGCATGCGGAGAACCCCAAGTTTGCGCCGCGGTATGTGATGGAAGGCGATGAGCTGGTGATCTGGGGAGTGGTGACCTGGAACATCAAAAGGCAGCGGTGCCATGGCTGA
- the umuC gene encoding translesion error-prone DNA polymerase V subunit UmuC, which produces MAEPVFALIDCNSFYASCERVFRPDLLRVPIVVLSNNDGCVIARSADAKPFVKMGEPYHQIRGKLERNGVLAFSSNYALYGDISERVMTVIESLVPALEVYSIDEAFADMTGIDNRDKLGREIRAKVLKLTGIPTCVGIAQTKTLAKLANHGAKKWQKHYGGVMDICDPERRDKLLKALPVGEVWGVGRRMNEHLTAMGIKTAWDLAQADAWTLRKQFSVVIEKTARELRGVSCLALEETAPAKQEICSSRAFGHRLHEMEPIKEAVATYAARACEKLRAQGSLCKRIRVAIRTGMFNPDEAKFAKGIVCELPYPSDDTRLIVRAALKGLEAIFRPGHAYAKAEIMLLDLRQQGEFTDDLFAEVQPAAAEKVMSLLDEINGRWGRGTLRPARVPGTPGWGMKRELKSPSYSTKWDELWRVGGR; this is translated from the coding sequence ATGGCTGAGCCGGTGTTTGCGCTGATCGATTGCAATTCATTTTATGCGTCGTGCGAGCGAGTGTTCCGGCCGGACCTGCTGCGGGTGCCCATTGTGGTGCTGAGCAACAACGACGGCTGCGTGATTGCCAGAAGTGCGGATGCCAAACCCTTTGTGAAGATGGGCGAGCCTTATCACCAGATCCGCGGGAAGCTGGAACGCAATGGGGTGCTGGCGTTCAGCTCGAACTATGCGCTGTACGGCGACATCAGCGAGCGGGTGATGACGGTCATTGAAAGCCTGGTACCGGCGCTGGAGGTTTACTCGATTGACGAGGCCTTTGCCGATATGACCGGGATCGATAACCGCGACAAGCTGGGCCGAGAGATCCGCGCCAAGGTGCTGAAGCTGACGGGCATACCCACGTGTGTTGGGATCGCACAGACGAAGACGCTGGCTAAGCTGGCCAACCATGGTGCAAAGAAGTGGCAGAAGCACTATGGCGGCGTGATGGACATTTGCGACCCTGAGCGGCGCGATAAGTTATTAAAGGCGCTGCCGGTGGGTGAGGTGTGGGGCGTCGGCCGGCGGATGAATGAACACCTGACTGCTATGGGCATCAAGACTGCCTGGGACCTGGCACAGGCGGATGCCTGGACGCTGCGGAAGCAGTTCAGTGTGGTTATCGAGAAGACCGCGCGCGAGCTGCGGGGCGTTTCATGCCTAGCCCTGGAGGAAACCGCGCCGGCCAAGCAGGAAATTTGCAGCAGCAGAGCTTTTGGTCACCGGCTGCACGAGATGGAGCCAATCAAGGAAGCGGTGGCCACCTACGCCGCGCGCGCTTGTGAAAAGCTGAGGGCCCAGGGCTCGCTGTGCAAGCGGATCCGCGTGGCGATCCGCACCGGCATGTTCAATCCGGATGAAGCGAAGTTTGCCAAGGGCATTGTGTGCGAGTTGCCATATCCATCAGATGACACCAGGTTGATCGTCCGCGCAGCTTTGAAGGGTTTGGAAGCGATATTCAGACCTGGCCATGCCTACGCCAAGGCGGAAATCATGCTGCTGGATCTGCGACAGCAGGGTGAGTTCACGGATGATTTGTTTGCCGAAGTGCAGCCGGCTGCAGCTGAGAAGGTGATGAGCCTGCTGGATGAAATCAATGGGCGGTGGGGTAGAGGAACTCTTCGGCCGGCTCGGGTGCCGGGGACGCCAGGGTGGGGGATGAAGAGGGAGCTGAAAAGTCCGAGCTATAGTACGAAGTGGGATGAGCTGTGGAGGGTTGGGGGTAGGTGA
- a CDS encoding site-specific integrase: MFMPTYWHHHSFPNPEPQTRRLPINSTNIAKLIEVIPDVSRTTYQRRRRFILVKLLEITGARRVEVANIRVEDIYNARGLKQEPVLKVFTAKRSGGREEYRYLPVSKTDLELIVNFIEKFRHRIIKKTVGAAGDLGYLLLSESSGLRLATETLTNELLLLAKAAKIEEQACAHMFRHRFITKLFVALIEQHEYENGDDFRHALLDGETLKRKVQEYTGHTSISSLEPYIHLAFEEVARFGSTLDLIKAKLAVESLQSNLKDVALELSHGRSPTELSVLLSDYINLALEELGSASISIER, encoded by the coding sequence ATGTTTATGCCGACTTACTGGCACCACCATTCTTTTCCTAACCCTGAGCCTCAAACACGGCGTTTACCTATCAACTCGACAAATATCGCAAAACTGATCGAGGTCATTCCGGATGTGAGCAGGACGACCTATCAGAGGAGACGACGCTTCATTCTGGTCAAGCTTCTGGAGATTACGGGGGCAAGGCGAGTTGAGGTCGCGAACATCAGAGTCGAAGACATCTATAACGCGAGGGGGTTGAAGCAAGAGCCGGTTCTGAAGGTCTTCACCGCCAAGCGCTCAGGAGGAAGGGAAGAGTACAGGTACTTGCCCGTCTCCAAAACGGACCTCGAATTGATCGTGAACTTCATCGAAAAGTTCCGGCACCGGATCATTAAGAAGACGGTCGGTGCCGCTGGTGACTTGGGCTATCTGCTTCTTTCCGAGAGTAGTGGGCTAAGGCTCGCTACCGAGACTCTGACGAATGAGCTACTGCTGCTTGCCAAGGCTGCCAAGATCGAAGAGCAGGCCTGCGCACACATGTTCCGGCACAGATTCATTACCAAGCTTTTTGTGGCTTTGATTGAACAACATGAGTACGAGAATGGGGACGATTTCCGACACGCTCTCCTGGATGGTGAGACTCTCAAGAGGAAGGTTCAAGAGTACACGGGTCACACCTCGATCAGCAGTCTTGAGCCGTACATTCACTTGGCATTCGAGGAAGTGGCGAGGTTTGGAAGCACCTTGGACCTGATTAAAGCAAAGCTTGCCGTCGAATCCCTACAGTCCAATCTTAAGGATGTTGCTCTCGAACTCAGCCACGGCAGAAGTCCTACTGAACTGAGCGTCCTCCTCAGCGACTACATCAACTTGGCGCTGGAGGAACTCGGCAGCGCCTCTATTTCTATCGAGCGCTGA
- the ccmI gene encoding c-type cytochrome biogenesis protein CcmI produces MLWLSIGTLLLIALWFLSLPLRRARAIHDWQQRFEADDHAEAQNLAVYERRLSALKSARDRGEIDVARFEEGRHELDRNLLEDTEAHRRMPLRRPLSGRLMIPLVITAVMAASMIGYRWLGADGDLALHAAQQDVLNTPGASMKTLVGRLEEEAGTQPDNPKVWSLLFPLYQKIGQPGQAIDALERLIELEGRRVDLLAQLAQIKFFVAGRSLTDEVHALIDEILDKDPREPTALGILGVEAFDDGRYEQAINYWRRALAGFEDSASAEAIRKGIAVAEQRLEQSANEAGLVVD; encoded by the coding sequence ATGCTCTGGTTAAGTATCGGCACACTGTTGCTTATAGCGCTGTGGTTCCTGAGTCTACCGTTGCGAAGAGCAAGGGCGATCCATGACTGGCAGCAGCGGTTTGAGGCCGATGATCACGCTGAGGCGCAAAACCTGGCCGTCTATGAACGCCGGCTTTCAGCCCTGAAAAGCGCCCGCGATCGCGGCGAGATTGACGTCGCCCGTTTTGAAGAAGGCCGCCACGAGCTGGACCGCAATCTGCTGGAGGACACCGAGGCCCATCGCCGAATGCCTCTCAGGCGCCCCCTGTCAGGACGTTTGATGATTCCACTGGTGATAACGGCAGTCATGGCTGCCAGCATGATCGGCTATCGATGGCTGGGTGCCGATGGCGATCTGGCGCTGCATGCCGCCCAGCAGGACGTGCTCAACACGCCCGGTGCCTCAATGAAAACCCTGGTTGGTCGGCTCGAAGAGGAAGCCGGGACTCAGCCGGATAATCCCAAGGTCTGGTCCTTGCTGTTTCCGCTTTACCAGAAGATCGGTCAACCGGGTCAGGCGATTGACGCCCTGGAACGACTGATCGAACTGGAAGGCCGCAGAGTAGATCTTCTGGCCCAACTGGCTCAGATAAAATTCTTTGTGGCCGGGCGCAGCCTGACCGATGAAGTGCATGCGCTGATCGACGAAATACTCGACAAGGATCCACGTGAGCCAACGGCGCTGGGCATACTGGGGGTCGAGGCCTTTGACGACGGCCGCTATGAACAGGCGATCAATTACTGGCGCCGGGCATTGGCTGGCTTCGAGGATTCCGCCTCCGCAGAGGCCATTCGTAAAGGTATCGCTGTTGCTGAGCAGCGGCTGGAACAGTCTGCCAATGAAGCTGGCCTTGTTGTTGATTAA
- a CDS encoding AAA family ATPase yields the protein MASIHSEYHRFISHLMQREVHDDVRRLAHLILNHLQPLSEVGSARRGRSTRLAPLAVTHLAQIPVAYGGDAGGPEAGPALGRLHQLEVGPFRGFMRQETFDLSHDITLVYGANGTGKSSFCEALELAMLGTISEAQVKRVDQRNYCNNARLRRHVAPVLSVRGADEVEVVQPKESEYRFCFIEKNRLDDFARIAARTPGDQRQLIATLFGVDQFSEFVRGFNPLLDQDLMLIGAQASQLAQRRLQLANSEQTITDYPQKIAGIEALEHALAQRMSPGATYLGCVEWLLGTPQQQGRLPYVQAQLDAVPPAIHEVTQAKLQALLAESYRLQGLWQESSGQLASRAGEVSYAKLYEAVLALADGATACPACGTGLANVAQDPFAKARAGLEQLAQLADLQQHEASLRTQLSEAVRGLWDEMRRVLAVAANICPAELQAAGLPVLPATAAGNWLGAWVDVERCAWNALLQIAEIIGRMDAQAREVHDQRGTLAQERDRLDLYRLEIERLRTMRTTADQELAAARQTVALFDEVNRELIQAVAAEVPVVAHHQRIKAAYDSFLPEIQAYLAALPGALLQGLGEQARNLYNAFNRGDPPSDLLHALWLPVAENGKIEVEFAGEPGVRYDALIVFSEGHIKCLGLAILLAKNIAQGCPVVIFDDVVNAIDDDHRDGIWRTFFEDGLLDGKQVILTSHAEEFLHRIQQELGAQRSAAIKRYKFLPHNGEHELRVDTAPPTKNYVLLAQQALADDEKREALRQARPALESLTDRIWIWLGRRTDGRIELKLGGPRSPWELNNKCAKLRSAVNRTTHQYAGSTEIVVALDRLLGIGPGSIEWGYLNSGVHDSQRDHEFDRATVRTIVESVTALDAALEALITR from the coding sequence ATGGCAAGCATTCATTCGGAGTACCACCGCTTCATTTCACACTTGATGCAACGAGAGGTGCACGACGACGTTCGCCGGCTCGCGCACTTGATACTCAACCATTTGCAGCCACTTTCGGAGGTCGGTTCCGCGCGCCGCGGACGGTCAACGCGCCTCGCTCCGCTGGCGGTGACGCATCTGGCGCAGATACCTGTCGCGTACGGCGGGGATGCTGGCGGGCCTGAAGCCGGTCCAGCTCTGGGTCGCCTGCATCAGCTTGAAGTGGGACCCTTTCGCGGGTTCATGCGGCAGGAAACATTCGATCTCAGCCATGACATCACCCTGGTCTACGGTGCCAACGGTACCGGCAAGAGCAGTTTCTGCGAGGCGCTGGAACTGGCGATGCTCGGCACTATCAGCGAGGCGCAGGTTAAGAGGGTGGACCAGCGCAACTACTGCAACAACGCGCGCCTGCGCCGCCATGTCGCCCCAGTGCTCTCGGTTAGGGGGGCAGACGAAGTCGAGGTCGTGCAGCCAAAAGAGTCTGAGTACCGCTTCTGCTTCATCGAAAAGAACCGCCTCGACGACTTTGCTCGCATCGCAGCACGGACCCCTGGCGATCAACGACAGCTCATCGCAACCTTGTTCGGCGTAGATCAGTTCAGCGAGTTCGTGCGCGGCTTCAATCCTTTGCTCGATCAGGACCTCATGCTAATCGGGGCCCAGGCTTCTCAACTGGCACAGCGTCGCCTGCAACTGGCGAACTCTGAACAAACGATCACTGACTATCCGCAAAAGATCGCAGGGATCGAGGCTCTAGAGCACGCTCTAGCACAGCGCATGTCGCCTGGTGCGACGTACCTGGGCTGTGTCGAATGGTTGCTTGGCACCCCGCAACAACAGGGACGACTGCCGTATGTACAAGCCCAGCTCGATGCGGTTCCGCCTGCCATCCACGAGGTAACCCAGGCCAAGCTGCAGGCACTGCTGGCAGAGTCCTACCGTCTCCAGGGCCTGTGGCAGGAATCTTCCGGGCAGCTCGCGAGCCGCGCCGGCGAAGTGTCGTATGCCAAGCTCTACGAGGCGGTGCTGGCCTTAGCCGACGGGGCAACGGCTTGTCCTGCCTGCGGGACAGGGCTGGCCAATGTGGCTCAAGACCCTTTCGCCAAAGCGCGCGCTGGCCTGGAGCAACTTGCACAACTGGCCGACCTTCAGCAGCACGAAGCCAGCCTTCGGACTCAGTTGAGTGAGGCAGTGCGAGGACTATGGGACGAGATGCGTCGCGTGCTCGCGGTTGCTGCGAACATATGCCCTGCGGAACTACAGGCGGCGGGCCTGCCTGTGCTGCCTGCCACCGCGGCAGGCAACTGGCTGGGCGCCTGGGTTGATGTTGAGCGGTGCGCCTGGAACGCTCTGCTGCAGATCGCCGAAATCATCGGACGCATGGACGCGCAAGCTCGCGAAGTGCATGACCAACGCGGCACATTGGCCCAGGAGCGGGACAGGTTGGACCTGTATCGGTTGGAGATCGAACGCCTGCGAACGATGCGCACGACGGCGGATCAGGAACTGGCCGCAGCCCGCCAGACAGTGGCCCTGTTCGACGAGGTGAATCGCGAACTGATCCAAGCCGTCGCAGCAGAAGTGCCGGTGGTGGCGCACCATCAGCGGATCAAGGCCGCCTACGACAGTTTTCTGCCAGAGATCCAGGCCTATTTGGCCGCACTGCCGGGTGCGCTACTTCAAGGCTTGGGGGAACAAGCCCGCAATCTGTACAACGCATTCAATCGTGGTGATCCGCCCAGCGACCTGTTGCATGCGCTGTGGCTTCCGGTGGCAGAGAACGGCAAGATCGAGGTGGAGTTTGCCGGAGAACCGGGCGTGCGCTATGACGCGCTGATCGTCTTCAGCGAAGGACATATCAAGTGCTTGGGCCTTGCGATTCTGCTGGCGAAGAACATTGCACAAGGCTGCCCCGTGGTCATCTTCGATGACGTGGTTAACGCGATCGACGATGACCATCGCGATGGTATTTGGCGCACTTTTTTCGAAGACGGTCTATTGGACGGAAAGCAAGTCATTCTGACTTCGCATGCAGAAGAGTTTCTGCATCGGATCCAGCAGGAGCTGGGCGCGCAGCGCTCCGCGGCCATAAAGCGCTACAAGTTCTTGCCGCATAATGGCGAACATGAGTTGCGTGTCGACACCGCCCCGCCAACAAAAAATTACGTCCTGCTGGCCCAGCAGGCATTGGCGGATGACGAGAAGCGCGAAGCGCTACGTCAAGCGCGACCCGCTCTGGAGAGCCTGACAGATCGCATCTGGATCTGGCTGGGTCGTCGCACCGATGGGCGCATTGAACTCAAGCTCGGGGGACCACGCTCGCCTTGGGAGCTAAATAACAAATGCGCCAAGCTGCGGTCAGCTGTTAACCGCACCACACATCAGTATGCTGGCTCCACAGAAATCGTTGTTGCCCTAGACCGCCTGCTAGGAATAGGTCCGGGAAGTATAGAGTGGGGTTATCTCAACAGCGGTGTGCATGACTCGCAGCGCGACCACGAATTCGACCGTGCCACCGTACGAACAATTGTGGAATCTGTCACGGCATTGGACGCGGCGTTAGAGGCACTTATTACTCGCTAA
- a CDS encoding IS3 family transposase (programmed frameshift), translated as MSKRRRYSPEFKREAIALSRQPGANCRQVALEIGINPNLLSRWAREAEELPSKAFKGSGTPRDEELAHLKRELARVKKERGFFARSGSVLCKGVVLRYQTIQHCRSLFPIRLMCRCLKVSASGYYAWASRPQSSRARANDRLLSRIREIHDDSGGMLGSPRMHEDLAAEGVAASLNRVARLMAKHGIQGWPRRKRGRLGRASNRPQGIQNHLERDFSALEPDTKWVTDITEISTQEGKLFLCVVLDLFSKLIVGWSMHHRQDRQMVIRAVQMAVWQRQGETPVILHSDRGSQFTSGDYQRYLGSNDLVSSMSAVGHCGDNAACEGFFGMLKRERVHHRRYRTQDEARADLFEYIERFHNPRMRRRVAVQDRKLTAVL; from the exons ATGTCCAAACGCAGAAGATACAGCCCCGAATTCAAGCGCGAAGCCATCGCGCTATCTCGCCAGCCAGGTGCCAATTGCCGCCAGGTGGCCTTAGAGATTGGAATTAATCCCAACCTGTTGTCCCGGTGGGCGCGTGAAGCCGAAGAATTGCCAAGCAAGGCCTTCAAGGGCTCGGGAACGCCGCGTGACGAAGAGCTTGCCCACTTGAAGCGGGAACTGGCACGGGTAAAAAAGGAACGTG GATTTTTTGCGCGAAGCGGCAGTGTTCTTTGCAAAGGAGTCGTCCTGAGGTATCAGACGATTCAACACTGTCGCAGTCTTTTCCCGATACGTCTTATGTGTCGTTGCCTGAAGGTATCGGCCAGCGGCTATTACGCTTGGGCATCTCGTCCGCAGTCCAGCAGGGCAAGAGCGAACGACCGTCTGCTGTCGCGTATCAGAGAGATTCACGATGACAGTGGCGGAATGCTTGGGTCGCCCCGAATGCACGAAGACTTGGCTGCCGAAGGCGTTGCAGCCAGCCTGAATCGTGTTGCAAGGCTAATGGCCAAGCACGGCATTCAGGGGTGGCCCCGTAGGAAGCGAGGACGCCTCGGACGCGCATCAAATCGGCCACAAGGTATTCAAAATCACCTTGAACGGGATTTCTCCGCACTGGAACCTGATACCAAATGGGTCACTGACATTACGGAGATCTCCACCCAGGAAGGAAAACTATTTCTCTGCGTGGTTCTGGATTTATTCAGCAAGCTGATCGTTGGCTGGTCTATGCACCACCGGCAGGATCGGCAGATGGTAATCAGAGCTGTTCAAATGGCTGTCTGGCAACGTCAGGGCGAAACCCCAGTAATACTGCATTCAGACCGAGGCAGTCAGTTTACCAGCGGTGATTACCAGCGATATCTAGGCAGTAACGATTTGGTCAGCAGCATGAGCGCGGTTGGCCATTGCGGAGACAACGCAGCCTGTGAGGGGTTCTTCGGCATGCTAAAACGAGAGCGAGTACACCATCGGCGTTACCGTACGCAGGACGAGGCAAGAGCTGATCTGTTTGAATACATCGAGCGGTTCCATAACCCCAGGATGCGACGTAGAGTTGCTGTTCAGGATCGGAAGCTCACAGCCGTTTTATAA
- a CDS encoding DsbE family thiol:disulfide interchange protein, which produces MMRRLLLLLPFVVFLGLAFFLYRGLSLDPSARESALIGQAFPAFTLPTLEDPDTEVDESLLRGQISLVNVWASWCPTCKEEMPQLLALSERGIQMVGINYKDARDLGRQFLEEFGKPFEVNIFDPAGDLGFEIGVYGVPETFLVDADGIVRYKHVGYITPAQVDEVMMEVEKWR; this is translated from the coding sequence ATGATGCGTCGCCTGTTGCTGCTGCTTCCGTTTGTGGTGTTCCTTGGCCTGGCCTTCTTTTTGTACCGGGGGCTTTCGCTGGATCCCAGTGCTCGCGAGTCAGCCCTGATAGGCCAGGCGTTTCCCGCGTTCACGCTCCCGACGCTGGAGGACCCTGATACCGAGGTGGATGAATCCCTGCTTCGCGGGCAGATATCTCTGGTCAATGTCTGGGCATCCTGGTGCCCGACCTGCAAGGAGGAAATGCCCCAGCTACTGGCGCTCTCCGAGCGCGGCATTCAGATGGTGGGCATCAACTATAAAGACGCCCGTGACCTGGGGCGACAGTTTCTCGAAGAGTTCGGAAAACCTTTCGAGGTCAACATCTTCGATCCTGCCGGTGACCTGGGTTTTGAAATTGGCGTGTATGGCGTGCCCGAAACCTTCCTGGTCGACGCAGACGGTATCGTTCGATACAAGCACGTTGGGTACATAACGCCCGCCCAGGTGGATGAAGTCATGATGGAGGTAGAGAAATGGCGCTAA
- a CDS encoding cytochrome c-type biogenesis protein, translating to MALTLKIRCCVVIVLLMASFQSMADTAIDARHFEDPVMAERYRDLTASLRCPKCDAQAIDSSDSPVAADMRERVALMLHEGRADKEILDFMANRFGEFVLYNPRLDGRTWLLWALPAALVAGGALVVIAFVRARRHRRVRPLSEEERTRLSSLIHRHRERSE from the coding sequence ATGGCGCTAACCCTGAAGATCCGTTGCTGTGTGGTCATCGTGCTTTTGATGGCCTCGTTCCAGTCGATGGCGGATACGGCAATTGATGCGCGTCATTTCGAGGATCCGGTGATGGCGGAGCGTTATCGCGACCTTACGGCGTCATTGCGGTGCCCTAAATGTGATGCTCAAGCCATCGACAGCTCCGATTCGCCGGTGGCGGCGGACATGCGGGAGCGGGTAGCGCTGATGCTTCATGAGGGGCGTGCGGATAAGGAAATTCTTGATTTCATGGCTAATCGTTTTGGCGAGTTCGTTCTTTACAATCCGCGCCTTGACGGGCGCACGTGGCTGCTTTGGGCATTGCCGGCAGCGCTGGTAGCAGGAGGCGCCCTGGTTGTGATTGCCTTTGTCCGGGCACGCAGGCACCGGCGAGTGCGGCCGCTCTCCGAGGAGGAGCGTACCCGCCTGTCCTCTTTGATTCATCGTCATCGTGAGAGGTCGGAATGA
- a CDS encoding DUF3800 domain-containing protein: MECFRIDESGYTGFDLLNPEQRFQGAAAIAIDDDQARCLIREHFPKLKADELKYRALARRPANHPRLLALLRDMLTQHKCVTYVCDKRFLLLLMFLDYAVEPFYYERGIDFYKDGQNYSLASLLYATGPTLLGEGALDQLLACFQRAVKEKSPGTLANLVNAARASRWQGLPEALGPLAQFAAPECLQAISTPGVTTDAALVVLQSLISRMEVIADGPYRVEHDQSNNLLTYHDLLQRFIHHEEAITLRQSEIASITFPLKLQSVTQVDSKTSPAVQLADVMIGATIEAANTLTEKRHGTLDAQRVLALYADHQLIHMLPSIDFEEQKRFRKGTQAAQTIDYFARHFHKP, translated from the coding sequence ATGGAATGCTTCCGAATCGATGAAAGCGGTTACACCGGCTTCGACCTGCTTAACCCTGAGCAACGGTTCCAGGGGGCAGCGGCCATCGCCATCGACGATGACCAGGCCAGGTGCTTGATCCGGGAGCACTTTCCCAAGCTGAAGGCGGACGAACTCAAATATCGGGCTCTGGCACGCCGCCCAGCCAACCACCCGCGTCTGTTGGCGCTACTGCGCGACATGCTAACCCAGCACAAATGCGTGACATACGTCTGCGACAAGCGCTTCCTTCTGCTGCTAATGTTCTTGGACTACGCGGTCGAGCCGTTCTACTACGAGCGCGGGATCGACTTCTATAAAGATGGGCAGAACTATTCGCTCGCATCGCTGCTGTATGCCACAGGGCCAACGCTCCTCGGGGAAGGCGCTCTTGACCAGTTGCTGGCCTGTTTCCAACGCGCAGTAAAGGAGAAAAGCCCAGGGACACTTGCCAATTTGGTCAACGCCGCTCGTGCCTCGCGCTGGCAGGGACTGCCAGAAGCACTGGGCCCCTTGGCGCAGTTTGCGGCACCGGAATGCCTGCAAGCGATATCCACCCCTGGTGTAACTACAGACGCCGCCCTCGTGGTACTGCAGTCGCTGATCAGCCGAATGGAAGTCATCGCCGACGGCCCCTATCGGGTCGAGCACGATCAGTCCAATAACCTGCTCACTTATCACGACTTACTACAGCGCTTTATCCACCACGAGGAGGCGATCACGCTTCGCCAGTCGGAGATCGCGAGCATCACATTTCCACTCAAGCTCCAGTCGGTGACACAAGTTGACTCCAAGACAAGTCCAGCGGTGCAACTGGCGGACGTAATGATCGGCGCGACCATAGAAGCAGCGAACACGCTCACAGAAAAACGCCACGGGACGCTGGATGCTCAGCGAGTCTTGGCCCTCTATGCAGATCATCAGTTGATCCACATGCTGCCTTCGATCGACTTCGAGGAACAGAAACGCTTCCGCAAGGGGACCCAGGCGGCGCAGACAATCGACTATTTCGCCCGGCACTTCCATAAGCCATAA